CGCTGCTCGGTCATCTTCGGGATCCCCTTTGCTTTGACGCCCCGATAGCGCAGGCGGGCCGCGCAGGCAATGTGCCCGCTGCGACCGGGAGCGGATTTGCCGCCGCTGCCGCCGATGCCATGCCGCGCGGCGGCTGTTGTCGGTGCCGGCCGCAGCGCATTATGATCAATATGCGACCATAACGAAGCCATGCGGCGAATCAAATGCCTGCCACGCTGAGTCTGATGGGATCCGTGCGCCTGCGCGGCGCCGATGGGGCGGATCTGACCCCCCGCAGCCAGAAGGCTCGTGGCGCGCTGGCGCTTTTGGGCACGGCACCGGACCTGCGCCTCAGCCGGGCGCGGTTGCAGGATCTGCTGTGGAGCGAGCGGGCCCGGCAGCGCGGCTCTGACAGCCTGCGGCAGATGCTGCGCGAATTGCGCGCCTCGCTGGGCGCCGAGAAGGGGCTTTTGCTGACCGGCGTCGGCTGGGTGGGGCTGGATCCCGAGCGGCTGCGCATCGACCTGACCCCGGTCTATGATGCCGGCGGCGCGCCGATCGAATTCGCCGCCGACATCGACGTACCCGACCCGGAATTCGAGACCTGGCTGCGCGACATGCGCCTGCGGCTGACGCCGGATTGCGACGGGCCCAGCATCCTGCAACGGCCCGCGCCGCCCCCACCTCCACCCCCGTCTCCCGCCGAGCCCCGCTGCGCCGCCGAGCCGGCCGCCGGCGATTACGTCGTGGCCCTGCAGCCGGTCGAAAGCAATGACGGCCGCGCCCATGTCATCGGCGAGATGATCCTGAACGAAGCCGCGGCCCGCGCTTGCGAGATGATCCCGGCGGTGCTGGATGACCGGCCCGACATGCGGGCGCCGAAGGCCGGCATCCAGATCAGCGCCATCTGCTATGCCGCGGGGACCGACTGCTCGCTGATGGTGGTGATGCGCGACCTTGCCACCGGCGCGCGCGGCTGGACGCGGCGCTTCACCATCCGCGCCGCCAACGAGACCGCGACCATGCGTCATGCGGTGGCGCAGATCGCGGTGGCCCTGCTCGACCGGGCGCGGCGGACCGCACCGCCGGCGCAGGGGCTGACCTTCCCGGTCTGGGACGTGTTCAGCTATTCCCGCGACCGCCTGGAATCGGCCGACCGCATCCTTGCCTCGCTGCCGCGGGAACGGCAGAGCGGCGTCGCCCTGGCGCTGCGCTCCTATCTGCGCAACACGCTGATCAGCGAGCGGCTGACCGAGGATCCGGCGCGCTGTTCGGACGAGGCCGAGGCCTTTGCGCGACAGGCGCGCGACCTGGCGCCCGCCAACCCCTCGGTGCTGGCGGTGGCTTCGCTTTCCGCCTCGTGGCGGCGGGATGCGGTGGGGGCGCTGGAACTGGCGCAGGCCGCCTGCCGCAACGATCCCGACAACGAGCTGGCCTGCCATGCGCTGTCGCAGGCGCTGACCGATGTCGGCCGCGATCTCGAGGCGCTGGAGGCGACCGAGCGCGGCGCCCGCGGCGCCCTGGCCGAACTGGGCCCGGCCTCGTGGCTGATGCGCCGGGCCGTGGTGCAGCTGCGGCTGGACCGGCTGGGCGATGCCGAGAACTCGGCCGCGGCCGCCTTTGCCTTTGCCCCGGACAACCGGCCCTCGCTGCGCTTCCTGGCGGCGCTGCGCTATCATCGCGGCGACATGGCGGGCGCCGCCGACGCGCTGCGCCACCTGCGCCGGATCGAGCCGGATTTCTCGCTGGAGCTGATGGCCGAACCGGATTACCCGGTCGCGCCGCTGCGCATGGCCAGGCTGATGGGGATCACCCGCTCGGGGCTGTAGGGCACGGATTTCAGGGCGAGACCAGCACCTCGACCGCGATGGGCGCCCCGCCCCGGCCCAGATCCAGTACCAGCCGGGCCCGGCCGGGGGCGATGGCGGAAAATGCCAGGACCAGCGGCGGACCCGCATCCGGCCGCGGCCGTTCGGGACCGGCAAGGATCGGGGCGCCTTGCAGCCGGGCCAGGCGGGGATCGCGCGCCGCCGCCTCGGACAGGCTGTTCAAATGCATCTCCAGCCGGTCGCCGCAGCGCAGGGCCACGGGGCCCGAGAGGTGATCCTCGTGCAGCACGCAGGTCATGGGCCGTTGCCGCAACGGATAGCGCAGCGGCGGCGCGCCCATCGCCATCGCCCGCTGCATGCTGTCGAGCCAGGCGCCGCGCAGCCGCGCCGCGGTCAGGTCTGCCCGGTCCAGCCGCGCCCCGGTCAGGTCGGCACGCTCCAGCACCGCGCCGCGCAGGTCGGCATCGGACAGGTCCGCCAGCCCCAGGCTGGCCCGCGACAGGTTGGCGTTGCGAAACCGCGCCCGCGCCGCGCGGGCCGACCACAGGCTTGCATCCGACAGCTGCGCGTCGGTCAGGTCGGCCTCGGTCAGGTCGGCATAGGACAGGTCGGCCCCCACCAGCGTCATGCCCGACAGATCCAGCCCGGCCAGGTCGGACCCGGCCAGGTGCAGGCGTCCCATCGTCGCGATGCGCCGGACGATCTCGGCGCGGGTATATTCCGCCATGCTCCCTCTCTCGGACAGTCCTCGCCAAGAGTGTGCGGCCAGTCAAGTGCCCGGAGGCGGCTGCCTCCGCCTCCGGGCTACCGGATCGTCAGTCACCCAGGTCAGACTGGATCCAGTAACGCTTGCGGAAGCCGCGCACGCATTCGATCTCGATGCCCTGGCGGGCGACGAGACGCGCGGTGTTGCTGCGGATTCCGTATCCGATTTCCGTGGTGCCCGGCAGGATGCGCAGGCTGAGCGGCGCCGCCCCGCGCGCGGCCAGGTCGCGTATCAGCCGCGCCGAATGCTGCGCCAGGATGCGGGTGATCGCCTGCGGCTCGGGCTCGGGCAGGCCCTCGGACCGGGCAGGCGGCGGCGGGTCGTCGGGCAGGCCGTGGCGATGGGCGCGCGGGGCCATGCGCTCGGCCACCCGGCGCAGGGTCGATTCGATGCGCAGCACGGTGCCGTCCGGCCGCATCGCCAGCCGCAGCGTGCCGGCATCCGGGGTCAGCACCGGGATGCCGTCGATCGCCTGGCGGAACTGCACGATGATCTCGTCCAGGCTTTCCGCCGGCGGCTCGTCCAGCCGGCGCAGGCTGGCCGTCGCCGAAAGCGCCAGCGAGACGCGGTCGAAGACCAGCTCGATCCCCGCCGGCAGAAAGCCGTATGACCGCAGCACGGACCGGGCGCGGCTGACCAGGGCGCGGCGCGGCGGCATCTCGCGCAGGCCGCCGCGTCCCGGCGCGCCGGGCTCCAGTTCCAGCAGGATATGCCCGTCCGGCCGGCGCTGGAAGCGCAGCGCCCCCCGGCCGGCCGAGACCGCGTCCTGCGCCTCAAGGCCCGCCAGCGCCGGTCCCAGCCCCAGCCGCGACAACACCGACCGGGCCAGGGCGCGATCCTCGGTCACCGGCACCAGCCGCACGGCGCCGAACTCGGCCGGCGGTTCGGTCAGCGCCGCTTCGCGCTGGTAAAGCGCCCGCGGCGCGTGCCAGCGCCAGGCCCAGCATTGCGTCCCGCCGCGCTGCGCCGCGAAGCGCCGCTCGCCGAACAGCATGGCCAGCGCCGCCTCGCGATCGGGCGCGCAGGCACAGGCGACCGGGCTTTGATCGGGCGCGATGTCCCAGGCGCTGTCCAGCCAGGACTGCGCAAAGGGCTTGCCCATCTGCCAATGGCGCCAGAAATTCGCGCCATAGCGGCCCGAATCCCAGCAGATCGAATCAAAGCCGAACAGCATCCGCAGCCCGTCATTGGCCCGCGCCCAGCTGTAAAGCGGGCTGAAGCCCCGCCCGACGCGCAGCGACTGGCTGGTGGACCAGAACAGATAGCGCAGGCTGTCCGTGCCCAGCCGCATGCGTTCCGAGGTCAGGCAGGCGTCGGCCCCGGTCCAGAGCGCCCCCATCGGCAGGTGGAACACCCCGTCATCCTCCATCCGGCCATGGCCGGCGTGATAGAACACCCGCACCGAATCCATGTCCCGGCCCGGCGCATGTTCCATCGCCTGCCGGTCGTAGATCCAGGATTTCACCGCAGCGTCCCGGCGCCAGAAATCCGGCGTGGCGAACCGGTCCACCACATCCAGGAACCCGCCCGCATCGCGATGCGCGGCATGCAGCGCCCCGGCGGCGCGATAGGTCTCGACGCTGCAGGCGCCATAGAGCCGGGGGGCGAGGCCGGGCATCTCGGCGGCTTCCGCAGGATCCGCCGCCACCTCCGTTTCCCGACCCGGCCGGGGGTGCAATTGCTGCATCCCATCGAAGCCGGAATCGGATCGGGAAACGAAATCTTCCATGCCGAAGCTCCTTGCAGGACACGCGCCGGATCTTTCGGACCCGGCAGGCGGACGCGGTCACAGGTTGCGTCGAAGCTAGGCCGGGCGGCGTGAACTGAACGTGAATCGATGATTAATGCACAAAAGGCCGGGAAATCCCGGCATTCTTCCCAGGAATGAAAGCCCTTCCGGGCCACAATTGGACGAATCAGCCGCTTTCGCCGGCGCGCGAAGCCGGCGCCATGCCCAGGGAAAGCTCGCGCGCGGCCTCGATCACCGCCTCGGACATGGCTTCGAGCCGCGCATCCGACATGCGCAGGCTCGGCCCCGAGACCGAGATCCCCGCCGCCGCCTCGCCCGCCAGGTCGAAGATCGGCGCGGCGATGCAGCGCATGCCGGGGGTGCGCTCCTCGTTGTCCAGAGCATAGCCGCGGGCACGGATGCGGGCCAGGTCGTCCAGAAGCGCCTGCGGGTCGGTCAGGGTCATCTCGGTGAACCGCTCCAGCCGCATCTCGCGGATCATGCGCTTCAGGTCCGCCGGCCGGGCATGGGCCAGCAGCGCCTTGCCGATCCCCGAGGCATGCAGCGCCGAGCGCGTGCCGGGCGGAAAGAAGGCGCGGATCGTCTCATGCGTCTCGGCCTGGCTCAGGAACAGCACCGCGTCGCCGTTCAGGATGCCCAGGTTCGCCGTCTCGCCCGTCACCTCCATCAGCCGGCGCAAGAGCGGCCGCGCCCGCTCGACCAGGCCCGAGCGGCGCATGAAGGCCGAGCCGTGGCGAAAGGCCGTGGGGCCCACATGCCAGGCCTGGGTCTGGCTGTCGCTTTCCGCGACCCCCCGTGCCGCCAGCGTCACCAGAACCCGGTGTACGGTCGAGGGCGCCATGTCCAGCCGCTGCGCGATCTCGGTCAGGGTCAACCCGCTGGAAACCGCGATCAGGTCGAGGATGTCCAGCGCCCGGTCCAGCGCCCGGATGCCGCCCGAATCCTCGGCGCCCAAACCGCCGGCACGGCCCCTCGGGCGGCCCCTTTTGCGGATCTGAACCGACATTCAATTTTTCCTTTCGACAACTTTTTTAATTTCTTGAAAATGACCCCTGGGCTTTGGAAAAGACCAACCAGCTGATTCAACGTCACTTTAAGCCATTTTTCCGCGATTGCGAAATATTTTTCAGAAAAATTGCATCAATGGACAGCAAAACGTAGCTTGGTCCACAAGCGCAGGAGGAATTGCCATGACCAGCCAGAACCCGATCTTCATCCCCGGCCCGACCAACATCCCCGAGGAGATGCGCAAGGCCGTCGACATGCCCACCATCGACCACCGCTCGCCGGTGTTCGGCCGGATGCTGCATCCGGCGCTTGAGGGCGTGAAGAAAGTCCTCAAGACCACGCAGGCGCAGGTTTTCCTGTTCCCCTCGACTGGCACCGGCGGCTGGGAAACCGCGATCACCAACACGCTGTCGCCCGGCGACAAGGTGCTGGCGGCGCGCAACGGCATGTTCAGCCATCGCTGGATCGACATGTGCCAGCGCCACGGGCTCGACGTCACCTTCGTCGAGACCCCCTGGGGCGAGGGCATCCCCGCCGACCGCTTCGAGGAAATCCTGACCGCCGACAAGGGCCACGAGATCCGCGTCGTGCTGGCCACGCATAACGAGACCGCGACCGGGGTGAAATCCGACATCGCCGCCGTCCGCCGCGCGCTGGACGCGGCCAAGCATCCGGCGCTGCTGTTTGTCGATGGCGTTTCCTCGATCGGCTCGATGGATTTCCGCATGGACGAATGGGGCGTCGACATCGCCGTCACCGGCTCGCAAAAGGGCTTCATGCTGCCGCCGGGCCTGGCCATCGTCGGCTTCTCGCCCAAGGCGATGGCGGCGGTCGAAAGCGCGCGCCTGCCGCGCACCTTCTTCGACATCCGCGACATGGCGACCGGCTATGCCCGCAACGGCTATCCCTACACGCCGCCGGTCGGGCTGATCAACGGGCTGAACCTCAGCTGCGAGCGGCTGCTGGCCGAGGGGCTGGAGAACGTCTTCGCCCGCCATCGCCGCATCGCCGGCGGCGTGCGCGCCGCTGTCGATGCCTGGGGGCTGAAGCTCTGCGCCGTCCGCCCCGAGCTTTACTCGGACAGCGTCAGTGCCATCCGCGTGCCCGAGGGCTTCGACGCCAACCTGATCGTCAGCCATGCGCTGGAGACCTATGACATGGCCTTCGGCACCGGCCTGGGCCAGGTCGCGGGCAAGGTGTTCCGCATCGGCCACCTGGGCAGCCTGACCGACGCCATGGCGCTGTCCGGCATCGCCACGGCCGAAATGGTGATGGCCGATCTGGGCCTGCCGATCCGGCTGGGCTCGGGCGTCGCCGCCGCGCAGGAACATTACCGCCAGACCACCGCCGCCGCGCAGAAGAAAGCCGCCTGAGGATGAAGGACGCCATGTATATCCCGACCTATGAGGACATGCTGGCCGCGCATGAGCGGATCAAGCCGCATATCCGCCGCACGCCGATCCGCAGCTCGGACTATCTGAACGAGTTGACCGGCGCGCAGCTGTTCTTCAAATGCGAGAATTTCCAGGAGCCGGGGGCCTTCAAGGTCCGCGGCGCCACCAATGCGGTCTTCGGCCTTGACGAGGCGCAGGCGGCCAAGGGCGTCGCCACGCACAGCTCGGGCAACCATGCCTCTTGCCTGTCCTATGCGGCGATGCTGCGCGGCATCCCCTGCAACGTGGTCATGCCGCGCACCGCGCCGCAGGCCAAGAAGGACACCGTGCGCCGCTATGGCGGCAAGATCACCGAATGCGAGCCCTCGACCTCTTCGCGCGAGGAGACCTTCGCCAAGGTGCAGGCCGAGACCGGCGGCGATTTCGTCCATCCCTATAACGATCCGCGCGTGATCGCCGGCCAGGGCACCTGCGCCAAGGAACTGATGGAACAGGTGGACGGGCTGGAAGCGGTCGTGGCCCCTATCGGCGGCGGCGGCATGATCTCGGGCACCTGCCTGACGCTTGCGACGCTGGCGCCCGAGGTCAAGGTGATCGCGGCCGAGCCCGAGCAGGCCGACGACGCCTATCGCAGCTTCAAGGCCGGCCACATCATCGCCGACGACGCGCCCAAGACCATCGCCGACGGGCTCCTGGTGCCGCTGAAGGATCTGACCTGGCATTTCGTCAAGAACCACGTCAGCGAAATCTACACCGCCTCGGATGCCGAGATCGTCGATGCGATGAAGCTGATCTGGAAGCACCTGCGCATCGTGATGGAGCCCAGCAGCGCCGTGCCGCTGGCCACCATCCTGAAGAACCCCGAAGCCTTCGCCGGCAAGCGTGTCGGCATCATCGTCACCGGCGGCAATGTCGATCTCGACAAGCTGCCGTGGAACTGAACCCGAATTGAGGAGAGTGCCATGAACGCGAAAACGGATTTCTCCGGCTACGAGGTCGGCTACGACATTCCCGCCCTGCCCGGCATGGACGAGAGCGAGATCCAGACGCCCTGCCTGATCCTCGACCTGGACGCGCTGGAGCGCAACGTCAGGAAGATGGGCGACTATGCCAAGGCCCACGGCATGCGCCACCGCAGCCACGGCAAGATGCACAAGTCGGTGGACGTGCAGAAGCTGCAGGAGTCGCTGGGCGGCGCCGTCGGCGTCTGCTGCCAGAAGGTCAGCGAGGCCGAGGTCTTTGCCCGCGGCGGCATCAAGGACGTGCTGGTCACCAACGAGGTGCGCGAGCCGGCCAAGATCGACCGCCTGGCCCGGCTGCCCAAGCTGGGCGCCACGGTGACGGTCTGCGTCGATGACCTGGCCAATATCGCCGACCTCTCGGCCGCCGCGCAGCGCCACGGCACCGAGCTCGGCATCTTCGTCGAGATCGATTGCGGCGCCGGCCGCTGCGGCGTGACCACCAAGGAAGCCGTGGTCGAGATCGCCAAGGCCGCCGATGCCGCCCCGAACCTGACCTTCAAGGGCATCCAGGCCTATCAGGGCGCCATGCAGCACATGGACAGCTTCGAGGACCGCAAGGCCAAACTGGACGCCGCCATCGCCCAGGTGAAGGAAGCCGTCGACGCGCTGGAGGCCGAGGGGCTCAAGCCCGAATTCGTCTCGGGCGGCGGCACGGGGTCCTATTATTTCGAAAGCAATTCGGGCGTTTACAACGAATTGCAATGCGGCAGCTACGCCTTCATGGATGCCGATTATGGCCGCATCCACGATGCCGAGGGCAAGCGCATCGACCAGGGCGAATGGGAGAACGCGCTGTTCATCCTGACCTCGGTGATGAGCCACGCCAAGCCGCATCTGGCGGTGGTCGATGCCGGCCTCAAGGCGCAGTCGGTCGATAGCGGCCTGCCCTTCGTCTATGGCCGCGACGACGTGAAATACATCAAGTGCAGCGACGAGCACGGCGTGGTCGAGGACAAGGACGGCGTCCTGAAGGTCAACGACAAGCTGCGGCTGGTGCCGGGCCATTGCGACCCGACCTGCAACGTCCATGACTGGTATGTCGGCGTGCGGAACGGCAAGGTCGAGACGGTCTGGCCGGTCTCGGCGCGCGGGAAGGGCTACTGATGCTCGTCGTCGCCGAAAAGGAAATCGCGGGTCTGATGACCCCCGAGGCGGCCTTCGAGGCCATCGAGGCGGTCTTCGCCTCGATGGCCCGGCGCAAGGCCTACAACTTTCCCGTGGTGCGCGAGGCCATCGGCCATGAGGACGCGCTCTACGGCTTCAAGGGCGGCTTCGACGCCTCGGCCCTGACGCTGGGGCTGAAGGCCGGCGGCTACTGGCCGAACAACCAGAAGCACAACCTGATCAACCACCAGTCCACCGTGTTCCTGTTCGACCCGGATACCGGCCGGGTCTCGGCGGCGGTGGGCGGCAACCTGCTGACGGCGCTGCGCACGGCGGCGGCCTCGGCCGTGTCGATCAAGTATCTGGCGCCCAAGGGCGCCAAGGTGCTGGGCATGATCGGCGCCGGCCACCAGTCCGCCTTCCAGATGCGGGCGGCGGCCAATGTGCACCGGTTCGAAAAGGTCATCGGCTGGAACCCGCATCCCGAGATGCTGTCGCGCCTTGCCGATACCGCGGCCGAACTGGGCCTGCCCTTCGAGGCGGTCGAGCTGGACCGGCTCGGGGCCGAGGCCGATGTGATCATCTCGATCACCTCGTCCTTCTCGCCCCTCTTGTTGAACGAGCATGTCAAGGGCCCGACGCATATCGCGGCCATGGGCACCGACACCAAGGGCAAGCAGGAACTGGACCCGGCGCTGGTCGCGCGCGCCCGGGTCTTCACCGACGAGGTCGCGCAGTCGGTCAGCATCGGCGAATGCCAGCACGCCATCGCCTCGGGCCTGATCCGCGAGGATCAGATCGGCGAACTCGGCGCCGTCGTCGCGGGCGACGATCCGGGCCGCGGGGATGCCGAGGTCACGATCTTCGACGGCACCGGCGTCGGGTTGCAGGATCTGGCGGTCGCGCAAAAAGTCCTCGAAATCGCAAAACAAGAAGGACTGGCGCAAGAAGTCGAGATTTAACGGATAACGTCCTGAAACTAGGGAGGTATAGGACGAATGCAAGCCATCGACACCAGCCCCGGCTTTGACCCGGTCGAGGAGCGCATCGCCGCGCCTCGACTGCTGGCCCTGGGCTTCCAGCATGTTCTGGTCATGTATGCCGGCGCCATCGCGGTGCCGCTGATCGTGGGCCGCGCCCTGCAGCTTTCGCCGCAGGACGTGGCCTTCCTGATTTCCGCCGACCTGTTCGTCTGCGGCATCGTCACCATCATCCAGAGCTTTGGCGCCACGCAATGGTTCGGCATCCGCCTGCCGGTGATGATGGGCGTGACCTTCGCCGCCGTCGGGCCGATGGTCGCCATCGCCTCGTCCAATCCGGGACAGGAGGGGGCGCGGATGATGTTCGGCGCCATCATGGCCGCCGGGCTCATCTCGATCTTCTTCGCGCCACTGGTCAGCCGGCTGTTGCGCTTTTTCCCCAGCGTCGTCACCGGCACGGTGATCCTGGTGATCGGCGTCAGCCTGATGCCGGTGGGCATCAACTGGATCTTCGGCCTGCCGGTCGGCCCGACCGCGCCGCAACTGGTCGATCCCGCCGCCCAGGCCTGGCTGGAGGCCGCCCGCACCGCCGGCGACGTCCCGGAAAGCGTCAAGCTGATGCCGACCGTGCCCAACCCGGAATACGCCTCGCTGTCGCGCATCCTGATCGGCATCACCGTGCTGGCCGCGATCCTGCTGATCGCCCGCTATGCCAGGGGCTTCGTCGCCAATATCGCAGTGCTGCTCGGCATCATCATCGGCGGGCTGCTGGCCGCGGCCATGGGCATGATGCATTTCGAGGGCATCGCCGAGGCCGCCTGGTTCGCCCCGATCAAGCCGCTGCATTTCGGCATGCCGATCTTTGACCCGGTGATGATCCTGACCATGCTTCTGGTCATGTTCGTGACCATGATCGAATCGACCGGCATGTTCCTGGCGCTTTCCGACATCTGCGGCCGCCGGATGACGCCCAAGGCGCTGTCGGCCGGGCTGCGCGTGGACGGGCTGGGCACCGCGATCGGCGGGCTGTTCAATACCTTCCCCTATACCTCCTTCAGCCAGAATGTCGGGCTGGTCGGCGTGACCGGCGTGCGCTCGCGCTTCGTCTGCGTGGCGGGCGGCGCGATCATGATCGTGCTGGGCTTGATCCCCAAGATGGGCGCGCTGGTCGAATCGCTGCCGACCACGGTGCTGGGCGGCGCGGGGCTGGTGATGTTCGGCATGGTCGCCGCGACCGGCATCCGCATCCTCTCGACGGTGGATTTCAAGGGCAACAAGCACAACCTGTTCATCGTCGCCGTCTCGCTGGGCCTCGGCATGGTGCCGATGATCGCGCCCGATTTCAACCAGTGGTTGCCGCATTCGCTGCACACGTTGATCCATTCCGGCATCCTGCTGGCCGCTGTGGCCGCAGTTCTGCTGAACTGGTTCTTCAACGGCGCCCCGCATGCCAGCGACGAGGAAATCGCCGCCGCAGCCCACGCCGCCGAGGCGCATTGATGACGAAACGCCTGCTCATCAGGGGCGCCGAAGTGGTGGTCACCATGGACGGCGCC
This Paracoccus pantotrophus DNA region includes the following protein-coding sequences:
- the bhcB gene encoding beta-hydroxyaspartate dehydratase BhcB, yielding MKDAMYIPTYEDMLAAHERIKPHIRRTPIRSSDYLNELTGAQLFFKCENFQEPGAFKVRGATNAVFGLDEAQAAKGVATHSSGNHASCLSYAAMLRGIPCNVVMPRTAPQAKKDTVRRYGGKITECEPSTSSREETFAKVQAETGGDFVHPYNDPRVIAGQGTCAKELMEQVDGLEAVVAPIGGGGMISGTCLTLATLAPEVKVIAAEPEQADDAYRSFKAGHIIADDAPKTIADGLLVPLKDLTWHFVKNHVSEIYTASDAEIVDAMKLIWKHLRIVMEPSSAVPLATILKNPEAFAGKRVGIIVTGGNVDLDKLPWN
- a CDS encoding pentapeptide repeat-containing protein: MAEYTRAEIVRRIATMGRLHLAGSDLAGLDLSGMTLVGADLSYADLTEADLTDAQLSDASLWSARAARARFRNANLSRASLGLADLSDADLRGAVLERADLTGARLDRADLTAARLRGAWLDSMQRAMAMGAPPLRYPLRQRPMTCVLHEDHLSGPVALRCGDRLEMHLNSLSEAAARDPRLARLQGAPILAGPERPRPDAGPPLVLAFSAIAPGRARLVLDLGRGGAPIAVEVLVSP
- the bhcA gene encoding L-aspartate--glyoxylate aminotransferase BhcA yields the protein MTSQNPIFIPGPTNIPEEMRKAVDMPTIDHRSPVFGRMLHPALEGVKKVLKTTQAQVFLFPSTGTGGWETAITNTLSPGDKVLAARNGMFSHRWIDMCQRHGLDVTFVETPWGEGIPADRFEEILTADKGHEIRVVLATHNETATGVKSDIAAVRRALDAAKHPALLFVDGVSSIGSMDFRMDEWGVDIAVTGSQKGFMLPPGLAIVGFSPKAMAAVESARLPRTFFDIRDMATGYARNGYPYTPPVGLINGLNLSCERLLAEGLENVFARHRRIAGGVRAAVDAWGLKLCAVRPELYSDSVSAIRVPEGFDANLIVSHALETYDMAFGTGLGQVAGKVFRIGHLGSLTDAMALSGIATAEMVMADLGLPIRLGSGVAAAQEHYRQTTAAAQKKAA
- a CDS encoding DUF6345 domain-containing protein, which codes for MAADPAEAAEMPGLAPRLYGACSVETYRAAGALHAAHRDAGGFLDVVDRFATPDFWRRDAAVKSWIYDRQAMEHAPGRDMDSVRVFYHAGHGRMEDDGVFHLPMGALWTGADACLTSERMRLGTDSLRYLFWSTSQSLRVGRGFSPLYSWARANDGLRMLFGFDSICWDSGRYGANFWRHWQMGKPFAQSWLDSAWDIAPDQSPVACACAPDREAALAMLFGERRFAAQRGGTQCWAWRWHAPRALYQREAALTEPPAEFGAVRLVPVTEDRALARSVLSRLGLGPALAGLEAQDAVSAGRGALRFQRRPDGHILLELEPGAPGRGGLREMPPRRALVSRARSVLRSYGFLPAGIELVFDRVSLALSATASLRRLDEPPAESLDEIIVQFRQAIDGIPVLTPDAGTLRLAMRPDGTVLRIESTLRRVAERMAPRAHRHGLPDDPPPPARSEGLPEPEPQAITRILAQHSARLIRDLAARGAAPLSLRILPGTTEIGYGIRSNTARLVARQGIEIECVRGFRKRYWIQSDLGD
- a CDS encoding SARP family transcriptional regulator; translation: MGSVRLRGADGADLTPRSQKARGALALLGTAPDLRLSRARLQDLLWSERARQRGSDSLRQMLRELRASLGAEKGLLLTGVGWVGLDPERLRIDLTPVYDAGGAPIEFAADIDVPDPEFETWLRDMRLRLTPDCDGPSILQRPAPPPPPPPSPAEPRCAAEPAAGDYVVALQPVESNDGRAHVIGEMILNEAAARACEMIPAVLDDRPDMRAPKAGIQISAICYAAGTDCSLMVVMRDLATGARGWTRRFTIRAANETATMRHAVAQIAVALLDRARRTAPPAQGLTFPVWDVFSYSRDRLESADRILASLPRERQSGVALALRSYLRNTLISERLTEDPARCSDEAEAFARQARDLAPANPSVLAVASLSASWRRDAVGALELAQAACRNDPDNELACHALSQALTDVGRDLEALEATERGARGALAELGPASWLMRRAVVQLRLDRLGDAENSAAAAFAFAPDNRPSLRFLAALRYHRGDMAGAADALRHLRRIEPDFSLELMAEPDYPVAPLRMARLMGITRSGL
- the bhcD gene encoding iminosuccinate reductase BhcD; protein product: MLVVAEKEIAGLMTPEAAFEAIEAVFASMARRKAYNFPVVREAIGHEDALYGFKGGFDASALTLGLKAGGYWPNNQKHNLINHQSTVFLFDPDTGRVSAAVGGNLLTALRTAAASAVSIKYLAPKGAKVLGMIGAGHQSAFQMRAAANVHRFEKVIGWNPHPEMLSRLADTAAELGLPFEAVELDRLGAEADVIISITSSFSPLLLNEHVKGPTHIAAMGTDTKGKQELDPALVARARVFTDEVAQSVSIGECQHAIASGLIREDQIGELGAVVAGDDPGRGDAEVTIFDGTGVGLQDLAVAQKVLEIAKQEGLAQEVEI
- the bhcR gene encoding HTH-type transcriptional regulator BhcR; the protein is MSVQIRKRGRPRGRAGGLGAEDSGGIRALDRALDILDLIAVSSGLTLTEIAQRLDMAPSTVHRVLVTLAARGVAESDSQTQAWHVGPTAFRHGSAFMRRSGLVERARPLLRRLMEVTGETANLGILNGDAVLFLSQAETHETIRAFFPPGTRSALHASGIGKALLAHARPADLKRMIREMRLERFTEMTLTDPQALLDDLARIRARGYALDNEERTPGMRCIAAPIFDLAGEAAAGISVSGPSLRMSDARLEAMSEAVIEAARELSLGMAPASRAGESG
- a CDS encoding nucleobase:cation symporter-2 family protein — protein: MQAIDTSPGFDPVEERIAAPRLLALGFQHVLVMYAGAIAVPLIVGRALQLSPQDVAFLISADLFVCGIVTIIQSFGATQWFGIRLPVMMGVTFAAVGPMVAIASSNPGQEGARMMFGAIMAAGLISIFFAPLVSRLLRFFPSVVTGTVILVIGVSLMPVGINWIFGLPVGPTAPQLVDPAAQAWLEAARTAGDVPESVKLMPTVPNPEYASLSRILIGITVLAAILLIARYARGFVANIAVLLGIIIGGLLAAAMGMMHFEGIAEAAWFAPIKPLHFGMPIFDPVMILTMLLVMFVTMIESTGMFLALSDICGRRMTPKALSAGLRVDGLGTAIGGLFNTFPYTSFSQNVGLVGVTGVRSRFVCVAGGAIMIVLGLIPKMGALVESLPTTVLGGAGLVMFGMVAATGIRILSTVDFKGNKHNLFIVAVSLGLGMVPMIAPDFNQWLPHSLHTLIHSGILLAAVAAVLLNWFFNGAPHASDEEIAAAAHAAEAH
- the bhcC gene encoding 3-hydroxy-D-aspartate aldolase BhcC, with amino-acid sequence MNAKTDFSGYEVGYDIPALPGMDESEIQTPCLILDLDALERNVRKMGDYAKAHGMRHRSHGKMHKSVDVQKLQESLGGAVGVCCQKVSEAEVFARGGIKDVLVTNEVREPAKIDRLARLPKLGATVTVCVDDLANIADLSAAAQRHGTELGIFVEIDCGAGRCGVTTKEAVVEIAKAADAAPNLTFKGIQAYQGAMQHMDSFEDRKAKLDAAIAQVKEAVDALEAEGLKPEFVSGGGTGSYYFESNSGVYNELQCGSYAFMDADYGRIHDAEGKRIDQGEWENALFILTSVMSHAKPHLAVVDAGLKAQSVDSGLPFVYGRDDVKYIKCSDEHGVVEDKDGVLKVNDKLRLVPGHCDPTCNVHDWYVGVRNGKVETVWPVSARGKGY